A segment of the bacterium genome:
GCCAGTTCGGCGCCGACTTGTCCACGCCCGCCCGGGCGACCATCTCTTCGATTTCCTTCATCGTCGTGCTCCTGCGGCGGCGCGGGCCGGCGCCCGCCGCGGATCGGGCCGCTAGGCGGCCGCGTGCCGCCCCAGCCAGCGGTTGTAGAGCCACATCGAGAGGGCGGAGAGCAGGCCGATCGCCATCAGGACGATCCAGCCCGCCGCGCCCCAGAACGGATCGAGGTCGAGCAGCGTCTTGCCCGGCGCGACGACGTTCTCGCGCGCGTTGCGGCACATGACGTCGTTGAAGATCAGCGCGCCGACCGGGCCGCCGACGAGCGAGCCGATCGCCATCGGCAGGTTGGCGTAGCCGAGGAACAGCCCTTCCTTCCCCTTCGGCGCCAGGGCGCCGATCCACTCGTAGGTGCGGGCGGAGGTGAACAGCTCGCCGAAGGCGATCAGCGCCACGGTCAGCACGATGAACAGCGAGCCGATCGGCAGCCAGTTCAGCGCGAGGGCGCGGATTCCGCCGGCGAGATAGAGCGGGACGATGTTGATCACCATCGAGAGGCCGATGATCACCGTCCCGACGACGATCGAGCGGATCGCCTTCATCCGCCCGAAGAGGTTCGTGATCAGCAGCTGGAAGCAGACGATCGTGATCGGGTTGGCGGCGGTGTAGAGGTCCATCGCCGGGTCCGTCTCGACGACCTTCTTCACGTAGAGCGGCAGGACGTTGTAGACCTGGTTGTAGATGAACCAGAAGCCGGACGAGACGATCAGGAAGAGCGCGAAGCGGCCGTTCCCGAGCACGAGGAACATGTCGAGCAGCGCCCGCCCCATCGAGCGCCGCGGCGCCGCGGCGGCGTCGGGGCCGCGGTCCGGGTCGCGGTAGAGGAAGAGCACGACGAAGAAGGCGACGACCGCGGCGCAGAGGGCGACGGCGAAGATCCAGCTCAGGTTCGCGCCCTTCGCGCTGCGCACGAAGAAGGCGACGACGCGCCCGGCGACCGAGCCGATGTTGATGACCATGTAGAAGATGCCGAAGGCGAGCGTCGCCCGCCCCATGTGCGTCTTCTGCACCGTCCCCGAGATCGTCGGCTTGACGATCGAGCCGCCGATCCCGATCAGCAGGATCGCCGCGATCACCGGCAGGATCACGCCCGCCCCGGCGGTGACCTCCTTCCCCACGGTCGGCGCGAGCTCCGCGCCGCCGAACCAGGCGGGGAAGCCCATC
Coding sequences within it:
- a CDS encoding MFS transporter; protein product: MPRDAVSAAAPPTPFPKAFWSANVTELFERAAYYSMASFVVIYLGRLGLGDWWPSNLNGFLWFLVYFLPILSGTIADQIGFRRSLLGAFVLLAAGYFLMGFPAWFGGAELAPTVGKEVTAGAGVILPVIAAILLIGIGGSIVKPTISGTVQKTHMGRATLAFGIFYMVINIGSVAGRVVAFFVRSAKGANLSWIFAVALCAAVVAFFVVLFLYRDPDRGPDAAAAPRRSMGRALLDMFLVLGNGRFALFLIVSSGFWFIYNQVYNVLPLYVKKVVETDPAMDLYTAANPITIVCFQLLITNLFGRMKAIRSIVVGTVIIGLSMVINIVPLYLAGGIRALALNWLPIGSLFIVLTVALIAFGELFTSARTYEWIGALAPKGKEGLFLGYANLPMAIGSLVGGPVGALIFNDVMCRNARENVVAPGKTLLDLDPFWGAAGWIVLMAIGLLSALSMWLYNRWLGRHAAA